TCACCCTCTCCACCAGCTCCTCCCTTGTGTTTATGTCAACTCTCCTGTGTTTTATGTCAACTCCTCCACTTCTCCAGGCGGGAGATGCCCTCCTCCAGGTCCTCGTCGGAGAGGGTGAGGGAGAGGCGGACATACCCCTCCCCTGCCTTCCCGTAGCCCACGCCCGGGGTGACCACCACCCCCGTCTCCTCCAGGAGGCGGGTGGTGAAGGAGGTGGAGGTAAAGCCCTGGGGCACCCTCGCCCAGACATACAGGCTGGCCCTGGGGGCGGGGGCACGGAGGCCGATGCGGTTGAGGGTGGCCACCAGACGGTCCCGGCGATGCTGATAGACCTGGTTGTGGTCAGGGATACAGTCCTGGGGCCCCTCCAGGGCAGCTATGGCCATGTGCTGGATGGCCTGGGGAATGCCCGAGTCCAGGTTGGACTTGACCTTCATCAGGGCCTCCACCATCCCGGCATTCCCCACCACCATCCCGATGCGCCACCCGGTCATATTGTAGGTCTTGGAAAAGGAGTGGAATTCCACCCCTACCTCCCCGGCCCCCGTGACCTGGAGGAAACTCTCCGGCCGGTAGCCGTCAAAGGCCACCTCAGTATAAGGCCCATCGTGGCAGAGGGCCAGGCCGTATTTCCGG
The Chloroflexota bacterium DNA segment above includes these coding regions:
- a CDS encoding LL-diaminopimelate aminotransferase, which codes for MKFARRVENLPPYLFVEISRKIAEKRARGERVISFAIGDPDIPTPPHIIDRLCEAARDPRNHRYPETDGLLELRRAIARWYERRFGVSLDPGKEVLPLIGSKEGIGHIALCFIDPGDIALVPDPAYPVYSMGTIFCGGTPYYMPLREENGFLPDLEAIPPDVARKAKLMWLNYPNNPTAAVAGLEFFERAVAFARKYGLALCHDGPYTEVAFDGYRPESFLQVTGAGEVGVEFHSFSKTYNMTGWRIGMVVGNAGMVEALMKVKSNLDSGIPQAIQHMAIAALEGPQDCIPDHNQVYQHRRDRLVATLNRIGLRAPAPRASLYVWARVPQGFTSTSFTTRLLEETGVVVTPGVGYGKAGEGYVRLSLTLSDEDLEEGISRLEKWRS